One Silene latifolia isolate original U9 population chromosome 4, ASM4854445v1, whole genome shotgun sequence DNA segment encodes these proteins:
- the LOC141652815 gene encoding long chain base biosynthesis protein 2a-like — MITIPYLTALSTYLSYSLLFIFGQIRDFFRKLINWNHSKDLQGYAPICLDSEDFYTRRLYLRIQDCFGRPIASAPDAWFDVVERFSNDRNKTLKRTNKIKSCLNLGSYNYLGFAAADEYCTPRAIESLKQFSASTCSPRVDGGTTILHSELEECVAKFVGKPSALVFGMGYATNSAIIPVLVGKGGLIISDSLNHSSIVNGARGSGANISIFQHNIPSDLERVLREQIAEGQPRTHRPWKKIIVIVEGIYSMEGELCKLPEIVSVCKKYKAYVYLDEAHSIGAVGKSGRGVCELLGVDTADVDIMMGTFTKSFGSCGGYIAGSKELIQYLKYTCPAHLYGTSISPPAAQQIISSIKVLLGEDGSSRGAQKLATIRENSNFFRSELQKMGFEVLGDNDSPVMPIMIYNPSKIPAFSRECLKQNVAVVVVGFPATPLLLARARICISASHSKEDLVKALEVISNVGDLVGIKYFPAEPKKMDWEVGTLKLE; from the exons ATGATTACAATTCCATATTTGACAGCATTATCAACCTATTTAAGTTACAGTTTATTATTCATTTTTGGTCAAATCCGTGATTTCTTCCGTAAGCTCATCAATTGGAACCATTCTAAGGATCTCCAG GGTTACGCGCCTATATGCTTGGATTCCGAGGATTTCTATACTCGACGCCTCTATCTTCGTATTCAG GATTGCTTTGGAAGGCCAATTGCAAGTGCTCCTGATGCTTGGTTTGATGTGGTGGAACGTTTTTCAAATGATCGTAACAAGACTTTGAA ACGCACCAACAAAATCAAGAGTTGTCTTAACTTGGGTTCATATAATTACCTTGGATTCGCGGCAGCTGATGAGTACTGTACACCCCGTGCGATTGAATCACTAAAGCAATTTTCCGCAAGTACCTGCAGTCCTCGTGTCGATGGAG GTACTACTATACTGCACTCTGAACTGGAGGAATGTGTTGCTAAATTTGTTGGGAAACCGTCCGCTTTAGTCTTTGGGATGGGCTATGCCACAAATTCTGCTATTATTCCTGTCCTGGTTGGAAAG GGTGGGCTGATAATTAGCGATTCTCTGAATCACAGTTCTATTGTCAACGGTGCTCGTGGATCAGGGGCTAACATTTCCATCTTTCAACACAACA TTCCTTCTGACCTCGAGAGGGTTTTGAGGGAGCAAATTGCTGAGGGTCAACCTAGGACACATCGACCTTGGAAGAAAATCATTGTCATTGTGGAAGGCATATACAGTATGGAGGGAGAGCTTTGTAAGCTTCCGGAGATTGTTTCAGTATGTAAAAAATACAAG GCATATGTTTATCTAGATGAAGCGCACAGCATTGGGGCTGTTGGAAAGTCTGGCAGAGGTGTTTGTGAACTCTTAGGAGTTGATACAGCTGACGTGGATATCATGATGGGAACATTTACAAAATCTTTTGGATCTTGTGGTGGTTATATTGCTGGCTCAAAG GAACTTATTCAATATCTTAAATACACATGTCCTGCTCATCTTTATGGAACATCAATATCGCCACCAGCTGCGCAACAAATTATATCTTCAATCAAAGTCCTTCTTGGAGAGGATGGTTCCTCTAGAG GTGCACAAAAACTTGCCACAATACGTGAAAACAGCAACTTCTTTCGATCAGAGCTGCAGAAAATGGGCTTTGAGGTACTTGGTGATAATGATTCCCCGGTGATGCCCATTATGATCTACAACCCTTCCAAAATTCCTGCTTTTTCTAGGGAGTGCCTTAAGCAAAAT GTGGCTGTCGTGGTGGTTGGATTTCCAGCTACACCCCTATTGTTGGCAAGGGCGCGTATATGTATATCTGCTTCTCACTCGAAAGAGGATCTGGTCAAGGCTTTGGAG GTTATAAGCAACGTTGGCGACCTAGTTGGGATCAAGTACTTCCCTGCCGAGCCAAAGAAGATGGATTGGGAAGTCGGGACACTGAAGCTGGAGTAG
- the LOC141651018 gene encoding uncharacterized protein LOC141651018, translating into MVKLNVDAGILTGVGVGLGMVCRSNGGRVEWGLSILQAQMLEPHMAEAVAILEGLKEARRKGQDKLVVESDCLQVIDALRNHKHGRSLFHLVLDDILNLCSLFSLVVWSYTSRKNNTVAHALAHTLANEFGRVEWSDNLPPTANSAVLFDLSLMK; encoded by the coding sequence atggtCAAGCTCAATGTAGACGCGGGGATCTTAACTGGAGTAGGGGTTGGCTTGGGCATGGTGTGTCGCAGCAATGGAGGAAGAGTCGAATGGGGTTTATCTATTTTGCAGGCTCAAATGTTGGAACCTCATATGGCGGAAGCGGTGGCAATTCTTGAAGGGCTAAAGGAGGCGAGAAGGAAGGGACAAGATAAGTTGGTGGTCGAAAGTGATTGTTTGCAAGTCATCGACGCGCTTCGGAATCACAAGCATGGCAGAAGCTTATTTCATTTAGTGTTAGACGATATCTTAAATTTATGTTCGTTGTTTTCTTTAGTAGTTTGGTCGTATACCAGTAGGAAAAACAATACGGTTGCTCATGCGCTAGCTCATACTTTGGCTAATGAGTTTGGTCGTGTGGAATGGTCAGATAATCTACCGCCGACTGCGAACTCAGCTGTTCTCTTTGATTTATCGTTAATGAAATAG